A genome region from Actinomycetota bacterium includes the following:
- the steA gene encoding putative cytokinetic ring protein SteA, whose product MKYKGTAKLDKKTKNLVKRLKPGDIAFIDHEDIDRVTAESLVDSRVDVVVNAAKSISGRYPNLGPLILTDAGIYLLDNVGKEAMSQIKEGDIVQISKDTVVLNHKAVCRGVILTRAKVEEAMEAAQANMGNELEKFAQNTLEFIEKEKHFFEGVLVPETKVGFRGRHALVVARGYDYKEDLKTLKAYIGEFKPVLIGVDGGADALLDANYTPDVVIGDMDSVTEKALRSAKELVVHAYPDGRAPGVKRLETLGLTHLVFKSPGTSEDIAMLLAYEQGAELIVAVGSHANMVEFLDKGRKGMASTFLVRLRIGPALVDAKGVNKLYRATVKPSYLLVVILAAVFTLLLIVQSSPPLRDFTRLIILKIRLLLGI is encoded by the coding sequence ATGAAGTACAAGGGGACGGCGAAATTAGATAAGAAAACCAAGAACCTGGTGAAGCGTCTCAAGCCGGGGGATATCGCTTTTATCGATCATGAGGACATCGATCGCGTCACAGCCGAAAGTCTGGTCGACAGCCGTGTCGACGTCGTTGTGAACGCGGCCAAGAGTATCAGCGGCCGTTATCCGAACCTGGGCCCGTTAATCCTGACCGACGCCGGGATATACCTTCTGGACAACGTCGGCAAGGAAGCTATGTCGCAAATCAAGGAGGGCGACATAGTCCAAATAAGCAAGGACACGGTCGTCCTGAACCATAAAGCGGTCTGCCGGGGCGTTATCCTGACCAGAGCCAAAGTCGAGGAAGCGATGGAGGCAGCCCAGGCCAATATGGGCAACGAGCTTGAGAAGTTTGCCCAAAACACTTTGGAATTCATCGAGAAGGAAAAACATTTTTTCGAAGGCGTTTTGGTGCCCGAGACAAAGGTTGGTTTTCGGGGCCGCCACGCTTTGGTCGTCGCCCGCGGCTATGATTACAAAGAGGACTTAAAAACGCTTAAGGCGTATATAGGTGAATTCAAACCGGTGCTTATCGGCGTAGACGGCGGAGCCGACGCGCTGCTGGACGCGAATTATACCCCGGATGTCGTAATCGGCGACATGGACAGCGTCACCGAGAAAGCGCTGCGGAGCGCCAAAGAACTTGTCGTGCACGCATATCCGGACGGAAGAGCGCCGGGCGTCAAGCGTCTTGAGACGCTGGGTTTGACTCACCTGGTTTTTAAGAGTCCGGGCACCAGCGAAGACATAGCTATGCTGTTGGCCTACGAGCAGGGGGCCGAACTGATCGTGGCGGTCGGCAGCCACGCCAATATGGTTGAGTTCCTGGACAAAGGTCGAAAGGGGATGGCCAGTACGTTCCTGGTCCGGTTGCGGATCGGGCCGGCGCTGGTCGACGCCAAGGGCGTCAACAAGTTGTATCGGGCGACGGTAAAGCCGTCCTATCTGTTGGTGGTTATCCTGGCGGCTGTCTTCACGCTATTGTTGATAGTTCAGAGTTCGCCGCCGCTGCGTGATTTCACAAGGCTCATAATATTGAAAATAAGATTGCTTTTGGGGATCTAG
- a CDS encoding TlyA family RNA methyltransferase, translating into MTKMRLDALLVERGIFESREKARRAIMAGRVRIENNIADKPGAATDNRASVYVEPDNAYVSRGADKLNRALDVFDLEVKGRVALDAGASTGGFTEVLLERGAASVMAVDVGYGQLAWKLRQDPRVLVLERTNVRHLTSEDLPAKAEVITADLSFISLVTVAEALVSLSEPDADFIFLIKPQFEAGKGKVGKGGIIREASRHEEILADVISRLNGRGLRLMGLTYSPVTGAEGNIEFLAWMKQSSGERRAESKELEIETRIKKVVDEAHEALEKK; encoded by the coding sequence ATGACTAAGATGAGGCTGGATGCCCTGCTGGTCGAGCGGGGCATCTTTGAGAGCAGGGAGAAAGCGCGCCGGGCCATCATGGCCGGGCGGGTTAGAATCGAAAACAATATCGCCGATAAGCCCGGAGCCGCTACGGATAACCGGGCTTCTGTTTATGTCGAGCCTGATAACGCGTATGTGTCGCGAGGCGCGGACAAACTAAACAGGGCGCTGGATGTTTTCGACCTTGAGGTTAAGGGACGCGTCGCTCTGGACGCCGGCGCCTCAACGGGAGGCTTCACCGAAGTCCTGCTTGAGCGCGGGGCTGCCAGCGTCATGGCCGTAGACGTCGGTTACGGCCAGCTGGCCTGGAAGCTCAGGCAAGACCCGCGCGTGCTGGTTCTGGAAAGGACCAACGTCCGTCACCTTACATCCGAAGACCTGCCCGCCAAAGCCGAGGTTATAACGGCCGATCTGTCGTTCATATCTTTGGTTACGGTCGCGGAGGCTTTGGTTAGTCTAAGCGAGCCAGACGCGGATTTTATTTTTCTAATAAAACCCCAGTTCGAAGCCGGTAAAGGCAAGGTCGGCAAAGGCGGTATAATAAGGGAGGCTTCCCGGCACGAAGAGATACTCGCGGACGTGATTTCGCGTTTGAACGGCCGCGGATTAAGGCTTATGGGATTGACCTATTCGCCCGTGACCGGGGCCGAGGGGAACATAGAATTCTTGGCCTGGATGAAGCAAAGTAGCGGAGAGCGGAGAGCGGAGAGCAAAGAGCTGGAAATCGAGACTCGTATCAAAAAGGTTGTTGATGAGGCGCATGAGGCGCTGGAGAAGAAGTAA
- a CDS encoding polyprenyl synthetase family protein: MPRYPDDIRELVEEALETFFPPADTYPEIIYRAMRYSLFAGGKRFRPILTILAAEACGAEGESVMPTACAIEYIHTYSLIHDDLPAIDNDDLRRGLPTCHRKFSEDIAILAGDALFAEAFALVSRLQKASEQRSIIKTINELAEAAGPGGMVGGQFVDMESTGRHVDLDTVLYIHTHKTGRLIRASVRAGAILAGAGDKDLNALTEYGNHLGLAFQITDDILDETGSVEELGKRPGQDRAKHKATYPAVAGLDAARQKAAEEAKAAVAAVEDIDLETGPLRNLAAFVVERTG; this comes from the coding sequence ATGCCCCGATACCCGGATGATATACGCGAGCTGGTTGAGGAAGCGCTGGAAACCTTCTTTCCGCCGGCCGATACCTACCCTGAGATAATCTATCGCGCTATGCGCTACAGCCTTTTTGCCGGAGGCAAAAGATTCCGGCCCATACTCACCATCCTGGCAGCCGAAGCCTGCGGCGCCGAGGGCGAGTCGGTCATGCCAACCGCTTGCGCGATCGAGTATATCCACACATACTCGCTCATTCATGACGACCTACCGGCTATCGATAACGATGACTTAAGAAGGGGTCTGCCTACATGCCATCGGAAATTCAGCGAGGACATCGCGATTCTGGCCGGAGATGCCCTGTTCGCCGAGGCGTTTGCCCTTGTAAGCAGGTTGCAGAAGGCATCTGAACAGCGTAGTATTATAAAGACAATCAACGAGCTGGCCGAAGCGGCCGGACCGGGAGGCATGGTCGGCGGACAGTTTGTCGACATGGAGTCGACCGGGCGGCACGTAGATCTGGATACCGTTCTATATATCCACACCCACAAAACCGGCCGGCTGATCCGGGCCTCGGTTAGGGCGGGAGCCATACTGGCCGGAGCTGGAGACAAAGACCTCAATGCGCTGACCGAATACGGGAACCACTTAGGTCTGGCTTTTCAGATTACAGACGATATTTTAGACGAGACCGGGAGCGTTGAGGAATTAGGAAAAAGGCCGGGTCAGGATCGAGCCAAACATAAGGCGACGTATCCGGCCGTAGCGGGTCTTGACGCGGCCAGGCAAAAGGCCGCCGAGGAGGCTAAAGCCGCCGTGGCCGCCGTGGAAGATATTGACTTGGAAACAGGGCCGCTCAGAAATCTAGCCGCTTTTGTGGTAGAAAGAACAGGTTGA
- the accC gene encoding acetyl-CoA carboxylase biotin carboxylase subunit: MFKRILIANRGEIAVRIIRACREMGIESVAVYSEADKYSLHVTEADVAVCIGPPPADKSYLNIPNIISAAEVTGVDAIHPGYGFLSENAKFSDVCATCGITFIGPSHKVIDTLGDKVSARSIMAKAGIPVIPGTGEAVEKERHALSFAAGAGYPVIVKAAGGGGGRGMRICYTDKELRQALQTAQAEAGAYFSNPDVYIEKYILEPRHIEFQILADEHGNIVHVGDRDCSIQRRHQKLLEEAPCPYIEDRLRNTMGKIAIKAARVADYVGAGTIEFLVDPHGDFYFIEANTRVQVEHSVTEMVSGVDIIKEQLRIAAGQTLSVSQRDIELKGHAIEFRINAEDAENGFKPAGGTVDFYSPPGGPGVRVDTHLYSGYKVPAQYDSMLAKLIVWGRDRDEAVARGLRALDELRIDGLKTTIPFHKWILTNREFLTGKAYTNFVEENYKGA, translated from the coding sequence GTGTTTAAACGTATCCTTATCGCCAACCGGGGCGAAATCGCCGTCAGAATAATAAGGGCTTGCCGCGAGATGGGTATCGAATCCGTCGCCGTCTACTCGGAAGCCGACAAGTATTCTCTGCACGTAACCGAGGCTGACGTCGCGGTTTGTATCGGGCCTCCTCCGGCCGACAAGAGTTATTTGAACATCCCGAATATTATTAGCGCCGCCGAAGTCACCGGCGTAGACGCTATCCACCCGGGCTACGGCTTCCTGTCGGAAAACGCGAAGTTCAGCGACGTCTGCGCGACCTGCGGCATCACCTTTATCGGTCCGTCCCATAAGGTCATAGATACCTTGGGTGACAAGGTATCGGCGCGCTCCATAATGGCGAAGGCCGGGATACCCGTAATCCCCGGAACGGGCGAGGCTGTCGAGAAAGAACGACACGCGCTCTCGTTCGCCGCTGGAGCCGGCTACCCGGTTATCGTTAAAGCGGCGGGCGGCGGCGGCGGGCGCGGCATGCGCATCTGTTATACGGACAAAGAACTCAGGCAGGCGCTCCAGACAGCCCAGGCCGAGGCCGGCGCGTATTTCAGCAACCCGGACGTATATATCGAGAAATATATCCTGGAACCCCGTCATATTGAATTTCAGATACTCGCCGACGAGCACGGCAATATCGTTCACGTCGGGGACCGCGACTGCAGCATTCAAAGGCGTCATCAGAAACTTCTGGAGGAAGCGCCTTGTCCGTATATTGAAGACAGGTTGAGGAACACGATGGGAAAGATCGCCATAAAGGCCGCCAGGGTGGCCGACTATGTCGGGGCGGGAACGATCGAGTTCCTGGTAGATCCGCACGGAGATTTCTATTTCATAGAGGCCAATACGCGCGTGCAGGTTGAGCACTCCGTGACCGAAATGGTGTCAGGCGTGGATATAATCAAAGAACAATTGCGCATAGCGGCCGGGCAGACATTGTCGGTGTCGCAGCGGGATATAGAGCTAAAGGGCCACGCCATAGAGTTCAGGATTAACGCCGAAGACGCCGAGAACGGGTTTAAGCCCGCCGGAGGCACGGTAGACTTTTACAGCCCGCCGGGTGGACCGGGCGTTCGCGTCGACACCCACCTGTACTCGGGATATAAAGTGCCCGCGCAGTACGACTCGATGCTGGCGAAGCTCATCGTCTGGGGCCGAGACCGGGACGAAGCGGTCGCCCGGGGTTTGCGGGCGCTTGACGAGCTGCGCATCGACGGGCTTAAAACAACCATCCCGTTTCACAAATGGATCCTAACGAACCGTGAATTCCTGACTGGGAAAGCGTACACTAATTTTGTGGAAGAGAATTATAAGGGGGCGTAA
- a CDS encoding Asp23/Gls24 family envelope stress response protein encodes MADTDEITIGEIQIAGSALERMVRESIGRVSGVSQIKSITITPKNDALTFDINLVVHHNTVYPEVAEVAQKAVSNDVNCMTGAKVEEVNIMIERLDFSGE; translated from the coding sequence ATGGCCGATACCGACGAGATTACGATCGGCGAGATACAGATCGCCGGCAGCGCGCTGGAGAGAATGGTCAGGGAGAGCATTGGGCGCGTTAGCGGCGTCTCCCAGATTAAATCCATAACAATCACCCCCAAGAACGACGCGCTGACATTCGATATCAACTTAGTCGTCCACCATAATACGGTCTACCCCGAAGTTGCCGAGGTGGCCCAAAAAGCTGTCTCAAACGATGTAAACTGCATGACCGGGGCAAAAGTCGAGGAAGTCAATATCATGATCGAACGCCTCGACTTTAGCGGGGAATAG
- a CDS encoding M23 family metallopeptidase produces the protein MNPVREHFRIWSLYWALGAVVVLALVAGAWTVTRVARSAWAAKAVKSAMTIKPASDTIETATDTAKKRTSKLILPFATVPELGLTLYLYAPYKNIRGIGYHESSHLRAYSLTPIGQCLINDNGSDVDVSLDSKAQLPTYYIMETRGEYAYGTTVADIAMDPGTPVLAPVSGTVIKIESKVIYEEFEDLQVEVVPDGLPNVRVAFLHIDQIKVKPGDKVKQGKTVMGIPRDWRPYFASELDDYVKPPTPHVHVQVNTPEPGQ, from the coding sequence ATGAACCCCGTCAGAGAACACTTCCGGATCTGGTCGTTGTATTGGGCACTAGGCGCGGTCGTCGTGCTTGCGCTGGTTGCCGGAGCCTGGACGGTGACCAGAGTCGCCCGTTCCGCCTGGGCCGCCAAAGCGGTCAAATCGGCCATGACGATCAAGCCGGCCTCAGACACCATAGAAACGGCCACCGACACCGCTAAAAAGCGGACATCAAAACTGATTCTACCGTTCGCGACCGTGCCGGAACTCGGGCTGACGTTATACCTATATGCCCCGTATAAGAACATTCGGGGCATCGGGTACCATGAATCAAGCCATTTGCGGGCTTATTCCCTGACGCCGATCGGGCAGTGTCTTATAAACGACAACGGCTCGGACGTAGACGTGTCGCTCGATAGTAAGGCTCAACTTCCGACGTATTATATAATGGAGACTCGCGGCGAATATGCGTACGGCACGACCGTGGCCGACATCGCCATGGACCCGGGCACACCGGTTTTGGCCCCGGTCAGCGGGACGGTCATAAAAATCGAATCGAAAGTCATCTACGAAGAATTCGAGGACCTGCAAGTGGAAGTGGTGCCGGACGGATTGCCAAACGTCCGGGTGGCGTTCTTGCATATAGATCAAATCAAGGTCAAACCGGGCGATAAGGTGAAGCAGGGGAAAACCGTTATGGGGATTCCTCGTGACTGGCGCCCGTATTTTGCCTCGGAGCTTGACGATTACGTGAAACCTCCGACGCCGCACGTTCACGTACAAGTGAACACGCCGGAACCGGGGCAATAG
- the accB gene encoding acetyl-CoA carboxylase biotin carboxyl carrier protein — MDKKKIDELIKILKNNDLSEVTVEEKGVKITVRRGDITIVEGGTAPAVGLSSPPAMDIPGHAEDKELQKLEASYCKIDSPMVGTFYRSPSPDADFFVEEGDVFDKGQTLCVIEAMKLMNEIQAEEKGRIVKISAENGEAVEFGQPLFFYEPVT, encoded by the coding sequence ATGGACAAAAAGAAGATTGATGAACTAATAAAAATACTAAAAAACAATGATTTAAGCGAAGTCACGGTGGAGGAGAAGGGCGTTAAGATAACGGTCCGCCGGGGCGATATCACCATTGTCGAGGGTGGGACGGCGCCTGCCGTCGGGTTAAGTTCGCCACCCGCGATGGACATCCCCGGCCACGCGGAAGATAAAGAACTGCAGAAGCTTGAGGCTTCTTACTGCAAGATCGACAGCCCGATGGTGGGAACGTTCTATCGCTCGCCCTCGCCGGACGCGGACTTTTTTGTCGAGGAAGGAGACGTCTTCGACAAGGGACAAACCCTTTGCGTTATCGAGGCGATGAAACTCATGAACGAAATCCAAGCCGAGGAAAAGGGAAGAATCGTCAAGATCTCCGCCGAGAACGGGGAAGCCGTAGAATTCGGCCAGCCTTTGTTTTTCTACGAGCCGGTCACCTAG
- the recN gene encoding DNA repair protein RecN: protein MLTDLRIKNFALIDEAHIKFEAGLNIMTGETGAGKTIVLEAMNLLLGKRADPVLIGAAGDEAEVEALINVNGKETVLARSVTAAGKNKCFINRQLANVGMLAEIADGLVDFHGQHEHQALLKVSTHLNYLDGFGGEELLGVRANYEEAYAEFSGIEDELNAISAAERSRLSQLDLMRFQVEEIERTAPELGEDETLEKELLIQRSAGTLAKAVSGAIEALRGEDETAGGVDALNTAAREIQPVAQIEENLKNQAEKLESLAIEADEIARDLYGYRAGIQYDAARLNEAEARLEYIKILKKKYGDTIEAVLKYKDKAKAELEKIEDSSARMDELNARRRELEASLYALSEDMTAKRRQAAGVLEKRVEAELAELNLKGCRFKVGFGETLDLTPAGKDRIEFLLSPNVGQGLKPLAKVASGGEVSRIMLALKIAFIQADPVPILIFDEIDSGIGGETAAAVGAKLKQLSANHQVICITHLPQIAAYGGTHLFVSKSVRDGATYTSVKVLSEEGRVNELARMLTGGEATAETSKQHARELLTAARAKTARQESE, encoded by the coding sequence ATGCTAACAGACCTGCGCATAAAAAACTTCGCGTTGATTGACGAAGCGCATATAAAGTTCGAGGCCGGCCTGAACATAATGACCGGAGAGACCGGCGCGGGCAAGACCATCGTCCTTGAGGCGATGAATCTGCTTCTGGGAAAAAGGGCCGACCCCGTTTTGATCGGGGCTGCGGGTGACGAGGCTGAAGTAGAGGCGTTGATTAACGTAAACGGCAAGGAGACGGTCCTGGCGCGGTCCGTGACCGCCGCCGGCAAGAACAAGTGCTTTATAAACAGGCAGTTGGCCAACGTCGGCATGCTCGCCGAAATAGCCGACGGACTGGTCGATTTTCATGGGCAACACGAACACCAGGCGCTTTTGAAGGTCTCCACGCACCTGAACTATTTAGACGGTTTTGGCGGGGAAGAGCTGTTAGGCGTGAGAGCCAATTACGAAGAGGCTTACGCGGAGTTCTCCGGGATTGAAGACGAGCTGAACGCGATATCGGCGGCCGAGCGCAGTCGTTTGAGCCAGCTGGACCTGATGCGTTTCCAGGTGGAAGAGATCGAGCGGACAGCGCCTGAACTGGGCGAGGACGAGACGCTGGAGAAGGAGTTGCTGATTCAAAGAAGCGCCGGGACACTGGCTAAAGCAGTCTCCGGAGCCATTGAAGCCTTAAGGGGCGAGGATGAAACGGCGGGAGGAGTCGACGCTTTAAACACGGCGGCCAGGGAAATCCAACCGGTCGCCCAGATCGAGGAGAACCTAAAAAACCAAGCCGAGAAGCTGGAAAGCCTGGCCATTGAGGCCGACGAGATCGCGCGGGATTTATACGGTTATCGCGCCGGCATCCAGTACGACGCGGCCAGGTTAAACGAAGCGGAGGCCCGGCTCGAGTACATCAAAATACTAAAGAAGAAATACGGCGACACGATAGAGGCAGTACTTAAATACAAAGATAAGGCTAAAGCAGAGCTTGAGAAAATAGAAGATAGCAGCGCCCGGATGGACGAGCTAAACGCGCGCCGGCGCGAGCTGGAAGCGTCCCTGTACGCTCTATCCGAGGACATGACCGCCAAAAGGCGGCAAGCGGCTGGCGTCCTGGAAAAACGGGTAGAGGCGGAGCTGGCCGAATTAAACCTCAAAGGGTGCAGGTTCAAGGTGGGCTTCGGGGAGACTTTGGATTTGACCCCAGCCGGCAAAGACAGAATCGAGTTTCTGTTAAGCCCGAACGTGGGGCAAGGTCTGAAACCGCTCGCCAAGGTGGCCTCCGGCGGCGAGGTCTCACGTATCATGCTGGCGCTCAAGATCGCTTTCATCCAAGCGGACCCTGTGCCGATTCTGATTTTTGACGAGATCGACTCAGGCATCGGCGGGGAAACCGCCGCGGCGGTCGGCGCCAAATTAAAACAGCTTTCCGCGAATCACCAAGTAATCTGTATTACCCATCTACCGCAAATCGCCGCCTACGGGGGGACGCATTTATTTGTCTCAAAATCCGTGAGGGACGGCGCGACCTATACTTCAGTCAAGGTTCTTAGCGAGGAAGGCCGGGTAAACGAGCTGGCCAGGATGCTGACCGGAGGAGAAGCTACAGCAGAGACGTCAAAACAGCATGCGCGAGAACTCTTAACCGCCGCGCGCGCGAAAACCGCGCGCCAAGAAAGCGAATGA
- the dxs gene encoding 1-deoxy-D-xylulose-5-phosphate synthase translates to MADTQLLDKVKSPADIKDLSAEELDVLAGEIRTKMIEDVSKTGGHLAPSLGVVELTLALHYVFDSPKDKIIWDVGHQCYVHKMITGRNDAFDNLRQFGGISGFPKRAESEHDIVDTGHSSTSISFAVGLAEAMRQRGVEGKAIAVIGDGSIQAGLAYEALNHAGHIKSNVLVVLNDNEMSISPSVGAFASYLGRIRLDRRYRRAEEGFEDDLKKIPRVGEKVYEFGKHVKSSIKQMVVPSMIFEELGFTYVGPIDGHNIELLAKNLRLAKELNTPVLLHVVTKKGKGYPPAENFPDKFHGTTPFDIATGEPIKGKSTPPSYTKVFGEALVELAREDDSIVAITAAMKSGTGLDKFADEFPDRFYDVGIAEQHAVAFASALALGGLKPVAAIYSTFLQRAYDQVIHDVCLQGQPVVLAVDRAGVVGEDGPTHHGVFDLTYLAVVPGMTVMAPKDENELRRMLKTAFELSGPVAIRYPRRNGIGVDISGPIVPLEPGRAQIEKEGDDVSIVAIGTMVEAAKRAAELLDKRGISASIINARFAKPIDEDLIAATATRHKLLVTIEENALSGGFGESVLGALAKRGIEVDALTLGLPDGFIEHGAIDKLLDKLGLSPKKIADAIEERFIHAQTPRAAVASGGNGRLMKGIRKVFLSRINGVND, encoded by the coding sequence ATGGCCGACACACAACTTTTGGATAAGGTAAAATCCCCCGCCGACATTAAGGACCTATCAGCTGAAGAGCTGGATGTCCTGGCCGGTGAGATTCGAACCAAGATGATCGAGGACGTATCCAAGACCGGCGGGCATCTCGCGCCGAGTTTAGGCGTCGTCGAACTTACCTTAGCCCTCCACTACGTTTTCGACAGTCCGAAAGACAAGATCATCTGGGACGTGGGACACCAGTGTTACGTCCATAAAATGATCACTGGACGGAATGACGCGTTCGACAACCTCCGCCAGTTCGGGGGGATAAGCGGATTTCCGAAACGGGCCGAAAGCGAGCACGATATCGTCGACACCGGGCATAGTTCGACGTCCATCAGTTTCGCCGTCGGCTTGGCCGAAGCGATGCGCCAACGCGGCGTGGAAGGGAAGGCCATCGCGGTTATCGGCGATGGTTCGATTCAAGCGGGCTTGGCTTACGAGGCGCTGAATCACGCCGGCCATATCAAAAGCAACGTCCTGGTAGTCTTGAACGACAACGAGATGTCTATATCCCCGAGCGTCGGCGCTTTCGCCAGCTATTTGGGCAGGATACGGCTGGATCGCCGCTATCGTCGCGCTGAAGAGGGTTTTGAGGACGATTTGAAGAAGATCCCGCGTGTCGGCGAGAAAGTCTACGAGTTCGGGAAGCATGTTAAGAGCAGCATTAAGCAGATGGTTGTGCCTAGTATGATTTTTGAAGAACTCGGGTTCACCTATGTCGGCCCCATCGACGGACACAATATCGAACTCCTGGCTAAGAACCTTAGGCTGGCCAAGGAATTAAATACGCCGGTCTTGCTGCACGTAGTCACCAAGAAAGGCAAGGGCTACCCACCGGCCGAGAATTTTCCCGACAAGTTTCACGGGACTACTCCTTTCGATATCGCCACCGGAGAGCCCATCAAGGGCAAGTCGACTCCGCCGTCATACACCAAGGTTTTCGGCGAGGCCTTAGTCGAGCTGGCGCGCGAGGACGACAGCATAGTCGCCATAACGGCGGCTATGAAGAGTGGTACCGGCTTGGACAAATTTGCTGACGAGTTTCCTGACCGATTCTATGATGTAGGTATTGCCGAACAGCATGCGGTCGCTTTCGCCTCGGCGCTGGCGCTGGGCGGGCTGAAACCGGTGGCCGCCATCTATTCCACCTTCTTACAGCGCGCTTATGATCAAGTGATTCACGATGTCTGTCTTCAAGGCCAACCCGTTGTCTTGGCTGTAGACCGCGCGGGCGTGGTCGGCGAGGACGGGCCGACGCATCACGGCGTGTTCGACTTAACTTATCTGGCAGTCGTGCCGGGCATGACCGTTATGGCGCCAAAGGATGAAAACGAACTAAGGCGGATGCTCAAAACGGCTTTCGAGCTGTCCGGCCCGGTGGCCATCCGCTATCCGAGGCGCAACGGTATCGGCGTCGATATTTCCGGGCCGATCGTGCCGTTGGAGCCGGGAAGGGCTCAAATCGAAAAAGAAGGCGATGATGTCTCCATAGTCGCCATAGGCACTATGGTCGAAGCGGCGAAACGCGCCGCGGAGTTGTTAGACAAACGCGGTATTTCGGCGAGCATTATCAACGCCAGATTCGCCAAACCTATTGACGAAGACTTGATCGCCGCGACCGCCACCCGCCATAAGTTGCTGGTAACTATCGAGGAAAACGCTTTAAGCGGGGGTTTCGGAGAAAGCGTTCTAGGCGCGCTGGCTAAGCGCGGTATTGAAGTCGACGCGTTGACGCTGGGCCTGCCCGATGGTTTTATCGAACACGGCGCGATCGACAAACTCCTGGATAAACTGGGCTTAAGCCCGAAGAAAATAGCCGACGCCATCGAGGAGCGTTTTATCCACGCGCAGACGCCCCGCGCCGCGGTTGCTTCAGGCGGCAACGGCCGGCTCATGAAAGGTATCCGCAAAGTCTTTTTGTCCAGGATAAACGGAGTGAATGACTAA
- the nusB gene encoding transcription antitermination factor NusB translates to MNRRHRAREIIIEVLYRLEIEGCEPAVALERYNDVLAGKDIRPFVERIINGVMREKPKLDATIDKYADRWSLNRMPILDRNILRMSIYELENEDDVPASVTINEAVELANAYSTDDSGRFVNGILGHIVKDTEVGAK, encoded by the coding sequence TTGAACCGCCGGCATCGGGCGCGCGAGATAATCATCGAAGTCTTATACCGGCTGGAAATCGAAGGCTGTGAACCGGCGGTGGCGCTGGAACGTTATAACGATGTTTTGGCGGGCAAGGACATCCGCCCTTTTGTCGAACGGATAATCAACGGCGTTATGAGGGAGAAACCGAAACTCGACGCGACCATAGACAAATACGCGGATAGATGGTCTTTGAACAGAATGCCTATCCTCGACCGGAACATCTTGAGGATGAGCATATACGAATTGGAGAACGAAGACGACGTGCCGGCGAGCGTAACCATTAACGAGGCGGTTGAGCTGGCGAACGCGTACAGCACGGACGATTCCGGCCGTTTCGTCAACGGCATTTTAGGCCATATCGTAAAGGATACGGAGGTCGGCGCGAAATGA